The DNA segment GAAGTCTGGTGTGGCTCGCCGATGCCCTGTTGATCAATCAGGAAGTCTTGCAACGCATCGGCGGTGTGGTGACGATCGCCATGGCGCTGGTGTTCCTCGGGCTCATTCCGGGGATGCAGAAGGATCTGCGTTCGCACCACGTCCCCCGCGCCGGACTGTGGGGAGCGCCGTTGCTCGGCGCCGTGTTCGGTCTCGGCTGGACGCCGTGCATCGGCCCCACGCTCTCCGGCGTGCTGGCCATCGCGACCGCGAGCGGGGGAACAGGGGCTCGCGGTTTTGTGCTCGTGCTCGTCTACTGCGTCGGTCTCGGGCTTCCGTTCCTGCTGATCGCGGCAGGCGCGGGCTGGGCGGTGAAGGCCACCGACTGGCTGCGCCGCAACGGCCGCAGGGTCCAGATCTTCGGCGGAGCGCTGCTGCTCGTCGTCGGCATCCTGCTCGTCACCGGCCTGTGGGCCGAGCTGGTCGGCTGGATGCGCGACGCCTTCATCACCGACGCGAGGTTGCCGCTGTGAGCACTACGACCCCGACCCGTGAGGGCGGCGGATACCGGCAGACGCCCGCGCGGAAGGTGCTCGCGTTCCTCCGCAACACCTGGCGCGGGCTGACCTCGATGAGGACCGCCCTCGTCCTGCTGTTCCTGCTGGCTCTCGCCGCGCTGCCCGGCGCGCTGCTGCCGCAGCGCTCGCTGAACGAGCCGAAGACCCTCGAGTACATCGAGGCTCGGGGCTGGTGGGGGCAGTTGCTCGACCGGCTCCAGTTCTTCGACGTGTACGGCAGCGTCTGGTTTTCCGCGATCTACCTGCTGCTGATGGTGTCGCTCGTGGGCTGTCTCATGCCGCGCACGAGGGACTACATCAGGTCCATGCGCACGAAGCCCGTGCTGACGCCCCGCAACCTCGCCCGGCTGCCGCACCACGCGAGCGCCGAGGTGGACAGCGATTCGGACGACGTGCTCGCCTCGGCGAGGCGCAGGCTGCGTGGCTGGCGCGTCGTCGAGCGCGAGGAGAAGGACGGCGCACGGAGCCTCAGCGCGGAGCGCGGATATCTGCGCGAGACCGGCAACCTGGTGTTCCACTTCGGCATGCTCGGCCTCATCGTCGCTTTCGCGCTCGGCAAGATGTATTTCTACGAGGGCCAGGTCATCGTCCTCGACGACGAGCAGTTCTGTAACTCCGGGATCTATGCCTACGACTCGTTCAACCCAGGACTGCGGGTCGACGGCACCGAACTCTCCCCGTTCTGCGTGCAGGTCAACGACTTCACCGCGACCTACACCGACGGCGGCCAGCCGCTTGCCTACGAGGCCGACATCGAGTATCAGGCGGCCGACGATCTCGCCGGTGACGTCTGGCACCCCTACCACCTTGAGGTCAACGAGCCGTTGCGCACGCAGGGCGACCGGCTTTACCTGCTCGGCCACGGCTACGCGCCGACCTTCACGGTGACCTACCCCGACGGCGAGCAGCGCTCCGGCACGATGCAGTGGAAGCCGGTCGACGAGATCACGATGCTCTCGGAAGGCGCGACCAAGTTCGAGCCGCCGAACACCGAAGATCCCGAGGCGCAGCGGGAGAACCAGCTCGCGATCACCGGACTCTTCGCGCCGACGGCCGCCATGCAGGGCAACATCCTGACCTCGTCGTTCCCCTCGCTCAACGATCCGATGGTCGCCGTCGACATCATGCGCGGCGATCTCGGCATGGACTCGGGGCGAGGACAGTCGATCTTCGAGATCGACCAGTCCATGGTGGACAGTGGAAGGCTGGAGAAGGTCGCGAGGGAGAACATCGCGCTCGGCGAGCAGATCACCATCGACGACGGCACCAAGATCAGGTTCGACGGGGTGCGGCAATGGGTTTCGCTTCAGGTGTCGCACGACCCGACACAGGGCTGGGTGCTCGGGTTCGCGATCGCGATGTTCGCCGGGCTCGGCGCCTCGTTGTTCATCAAGCGAAGGCGGTTGTGGGTCAGGGTGACCCCTGCCACGGGTGGCGAGGATGAACGACGTACTGTAGTAGAAGTGGGCGGACTCGCCCGCACGGATCAAGCGGGATACGGCGAGGAGTTCACCCGGATCGCCGAGGACCTGCTTCGTCGTGACAGAAAGGCACACTGATGCCGGTGAACGAGACGTTGTCGCAGTACAGCGACTGGTCCTACACCACAGCGGTAGCGGTATACGTGCTGGCGATGATCTTCTTCCTTGTCGAGCAGTCGTTCGGCCGCCAAGGTCGGCAGGCCGCGGCGAAGACGAGGCAGTCGAGCAAGGAACTCGTCGGCGCAGGAGGGCCCGCGACGGCAGCCACGGTGACCGGGGGAGACGCCCCTCTGACCGGTCCGGCTCGGCCGGTCCGCAGGACCAAAGCGGAGCGGATGGGGCGCACCGGCGTCGCACTGACCCTGCTCGCGGTCGCGCTTCACCTCGCGTCCATCCTGCTGCGCGGTTTCGCGACCTCACGGGTCCCGTGGGGCAACATGTACGAGTACATCATGGTCATCTGCTTCGTCACGGTCGTGACGTGGCTGGTGGTCATGCGCAAGTCGCCGGTGAGGCACCTCTCGGCGTTCGTGTTGCTGCCGATCGTGATCCTGATGTTCGTCGGCGGCACCATGCTGTACGCGGTGGCCGCACCCGTTCAGCCCGCGCTCCAGTCGTACTGGCTCGTCATCCACGTCGCCGCCGCAGCCGCATCCTCCGGTGTCTTCCTCGTGCCTGGTGTCGCGAGCATCCTGTGGCTGATCAAGGCCCGCAACGAAAAGAACCCCGCCAAGTTCGCGAAGTTCGGTCCACGGCTGCCCGGTCTCGACGTACTCGACCGGATCGCCTACCGCACGACGGTTTTCGCCTTCCCCGTCTTCACCTTCGGCGTGCTGTGCGGCGCCGTGTGGGCCGAGGCCGCGTGGGGCCGGTTCTGGGGCTGGGATCCCAAGGAAACCGTCGCGTTCATCGCATGGGTCATCTACGCGGCCTATCTGCACTCGCGTGCGACGGCGGGCTGGCGCGGTACGAGGGCGGCGGTCATCAACGTCGTCGGCTTCGTCGCCACGGTCTTCAACCTGTTCTTCGTGAACCTCGTGACGACCGGTCTTCACTCGTATGCCGGAGTGGGCTGACGCGGGCCCGCATCTCCGGCTACCGTCGCACCTGACGGCAGAGGGGAGATACCTCGCGACCCATATCGGAGGACAGACGCGGTGACCGGACCCAGCCAGCCCGAAGGGCACGATCCGCGGCTCTTTTCCGAAGCATCCACGGATTCGACGCCGCACCCCGCCGTGCCGGGCATTCAGCAGCCCCAACCTCATCAACAGCAGTACTTTCCGCAGCGGCACGCGGCCGATCCGAACCTGCCGCCGTTGAACCCGCAGTACGCGCAGGCACAGCAACCTCCGTTGCCGCAGCCCGGCAGGGGACGGCATCCGCTCAGCAACGGTGCGGGTCTTTCCAGCGGGCACTTGGTCAAGCGCATGAAGCGCAGCCCGCAATCGGGCTGGCGCAAGGCGGTTTACCTCGGAACGGGAAAGCTGATCAACCCGGGGGAGAGCCCGGCGGACCGGCGAAGGCGGGAGTTGATCTCGCGGGTCAATCAGCCACTGCGCGGTTGCTACAAGATCGCGATGCTGAGCCTGAAAGGTGGCGTCGGCAAGACCACGACGACCACCACGCTCGGTTCGACGTTCGCTTCTCTGCGTGGTGACCGGGTTGTCGCGGTCGACGCGAACCCCGACAGGGGCACGCTCTCGCAGAAGATCCCCATCGAGACGACGGCGACGGTGCGGCATCTGCTGCGCGACGCCGAGCGCATCACGAGATACAGCGATGTGCGGGCCTACACGTCACAGGGTTCGAGCAGGCTGGAAATCCTTGCCAGCGAGCAGGATCCCGCCGTGTCGGAGGCGTTCTCGGAGCACGACTACCTGCGCGCGGTCAACCTGCTTGAGCACTTCTACAACATCGTGCTGACCGACTGTGGAACCGGTTTGATGCACTCCGCGATGAAGGGGGTACTCGACGTGGCCGACGCGCTGGTGATCGTGTCGTCCGGCTCCGTCGACGGGGCGAGGAGCGCGTCGGCGACGTTGGACTGGCTCGACGCTCACGGCTACGGCGATCTGGTCGCCCGCTCGGTGACGGTGATCAACTCGGTGCGGCCGAGGGCGGGTTCGGTCGATCTCGACAAGCTGGCCGCCCACTTCGCGGCCAGGACGAGGGGAGTCGTGCGCACGCCGTTCGACCCTCACCTCGAAGAGGGCGCCGAGATCGAGCTGGAACGGTTGCAGGACGAGACAAGACTTTCGCTGCTCGAACTCGCCGCGACCGTCGCCGACGGGTTCACTGCCGAGCGGATGATGCGCTGAGCGCGGGCTCCAAGCCCGCTCGACCTAGTTCTTGTCTTCTTCGTCGGGTCGCTTCTGCTGCTCGCCGAGTTTGCGAAGGAAGTCGGGGTCATCGTCGGGAGCCACCGTGCTCTGGCGTGTCGGCACACCGACTCGCTCGGCGCCGAACACTCGCCACAACAAGACGGCGATGGTGAGCGCGCCGATGGCTGCGAGCAAGTAGAGCATGCTCGCTCCTTTCCGCTGCTGCGCGAGTGACAAGAGTACTGCCCCGAGGTTAACCCTTTTGCCGGGTTTGCGGGTAAGGGGTGTCCCCCGACATCCGCGAGGATGCCGAAGAACACCCCTTCCGAACTTGCCTCGTGATGGCGCGAAGACCTACGGAAAGGTCTTGTATTCAGGTGAAACGGTCGGCGGAGCCGCGGTGCCACAGCCGTTCGGGGTAGGGGTCTACCTTGTCGGCTCCGTCGCGATCTCAGATCGTTCTCGGCTCGCCCGCGCTGGTCGTCAGTTCGGCCAACAGGTCGTTGACCTCGGACTCGCGGAACCGGCGGTGCCCGCCAGGGGTCCGAATCGAGCCGATCCTGCCCGCGGTCGCCCAGCGGGTGACCGTCTTGGGATCAACGCGAAACAACGCGGCCACCTCACCTGGTGTCAGTAGCCGTCCTCCCGTGGTCGCGGTCACTTTCCGCCTCCTTCACACATCCAGTGCTATACCGGGAGCGCGGTTGGCTCTTGGGCCGTCGTGCCCGGTCCTCTAACTCCACAATCGTTGCACTTCACCCGCCAGGTACTCGAACGGTTGTCAGAGAGTAAAGAGGTAGTAAGGGACAAAAAGAGCGGTTCGGACATCCGCAGGTGGCAGCTAACCTAGGCCCGTGGATCACGTAGACCGCAAGATCATCGCCGAACTCCGCACCAACGGCAGGGCCTCGTACGCCGAGCTCGGCAGAACCGTCGGTCTTTCGGCGTCCTCCGTGCACGAGCGAGTCGGAAAGCTGGAGGCCGCGGGCGTGATCACCGGCTACCACGCCGTCGTCGACGCGAGAGCCGTCGGACTCGGCGTCACCGCGCTCGTCGGCATCCAGCCCACCGACACCGCTTCCGACGACGACGTCGCCGTCGCGCTCGGCGAACTCGACGAGGTCGAGAGCTGCTACGCCGTCGCGGGTGACGAGGCGTTCGTCGTGAAGGTCAGGGTCGGGACCGTCGACGATCTCGAACTCGCGCTCGGCAGGCTGCGCCGCATCGACGGGGTCGCCCGCACGCACACCACGGTCGTGCTCTCCACCCGGTTCGAAGGCAGGCCGAACAACACGAGCCTCGGCCGCCCTGCTGGTGACGCGCGCGGCGGCGTAGCCTCGTAGAGCGTGAGCGAACGACCAACCGGACATCTCGGCCGCGACCTGACCCTCTATGTGGTGGCGCGGTTCGCACTGGTCGCGGTCATCGCGGCCATCCTCGTTGCCCTCGGCGTGCCGCTGCTCGTCGCGCTGGCCGTCGGGCTGGTCGGCGGGCTCCCGCTCGGCCTGCTGTTCTTGCGGGGACTCAACGCGAAGGTCACGGCAGGACTCGCGGCCCGCAACGAGAAGAGGGCCCGTGAGCGGGCGAGCCTGCGTGCCCAGCTTCGCGGCGACGAAGCCGAAGGGGCCGACGAAGCCGACGAAGCCGATCACGAAGTGAGCAAGGAATGACGGTCGCCGACCCGGTGTGGGTCAGGGAGGCCGTCCGGATCATCGAGGCCGACGCCAACCGCAGCGCCGACACCCATCTGCTCGTCTTCCCGCTGCCGCCGGAGTGGGGTATCGATCTTTACCTCAAGGACGAGTCGGTGCACCCCACCGGCTCGCTCAAGCACCGGCTCGCGCGGTCGTTGCTGCTGTACGGCCTTGTCAACGGTCAGATCGGCAGCGAGACGGTGCTCATCGAGGCATCGAGCGGTTCGACGGCGGTCTCCGAGGCGTACTTCGCCAGGATGCTCGGGCTCAGGTTCATCACCGTGATGCCCCGCAAGACCAGCCAGGAGAAGATCGACCTCATCGAGTTCTACGGCGGCGAATGCCATTTCGTCGACGTTCCGGGCGACATGTACTCGGAGGCTGAGCGGCTCGCGAACGAGTGCGGAGGGCACTACCTCGACCAGTTCACTTTCGCCGAGCGCGCCACCGACTGGCGGGGCAACAACAACATCGCCGAATCGGTCTTCACTCAGCTTCGCGCCGAACGCCACCCGGTGCCTTCGTGGATCGTCGTCGGAGCGGGAACGGGAGGCACGAGTGCCACGTTCGGCCGCTACGTGCGCTACAAGCGGCATCCGACGAGGATCGCCGTCGCCGACCCGGAGAACTCCGCGTTCTACGGCGCGTGGCGCGACGGCGACCGGAACCACACGACCGGCCTGCCTTCGAGAATCGAGGGCATCGGAAGGCCGAGGGTCGAACCGTCGTTCGTGCCCGAGATCATCGACGAGATGATCAAGGTGCCCGACGCGGGCTCCTACGCCGCGATCCGGTTCCTGCGGGAACGGACGGGACACTGGGCCGGCGGCTCGACCGGCACGAACCTCTGCGGCGCCTTCACGCTCATCTCGCGCATGCTGCGAGCCGGTGAGCGGGGCAGCGTGGTGACGTTGCTGTGCGACGGCGGCGAGCGCTACGCCAACACCTACTACAGCGACGAGTGGATCGGCGCCAACGGATTCGATCTCGCGCCGCACACCGAGGCGTTCGAACGGTTCATCGGTACCGGCGAGTTCTCAGCCGAACGCTAGCGCGCCCCCGGTCAGTACGGCCCAGGCGAGCATCGCCATCCCGGTTCCGCCGAGAACGGGGATGAGCGCCCTTCCCGATCCGCCGCCCGCGATCGTCCTGACGGGCACGAGCAACAGCGGGGCGGTGAGCAGCCCGATGAACGCGAGCGGATGCGCGACACCGATGGCGACGGTGACGGCGAACGGCACCGCGACGAGAAAAAGGTAAAGGCGCCTTGTACCGGCGTCGCCGAGTTTCACGGCCAGGGTTCGTTTTCCGGTTTCCCTGTCGGTGGGGATGTCCCTGAGGTTGTTCGCCACGAGCACGCCGGTGCTCAGCGAACCGACGGCCACCGCGCAGCCGAGCGCCTCAAGGCTGATCTTTCCCGCCTGCACGTACACCGTGCCAAGTACGGCTGCCAGTCCGAAGAAGACGAAGACGGCGACCTCGCCGAGTCCCGCGTAGCCGTAGGGACGGCGTCCTCCCGTGTAGAACCAGGCGCCCGCGATGCAGGCCGCGCCAAGCAGCAGCAGCCACCAGGTTCCGGTCGCCGCGACGAGCACGAGCCCGAGGACACCCGCGACGCCGAGCGAGGCGAGCGCGGCCGCGAGCACCGTTTTTGGCCGTGCCACACCGGAGCCGACGAGCCGCAGCGGGCCGACGCGCTGTTCGTCGGTACCGCGGATCCCGTCGGAGTAGTCGTTGGCGAAGTTGACCCCGATGATCAGGGAAAGCGCGACGAGCAACGCGAGCAGCGACTGCCACCACGAGAACTCGCCGAGTTGAGCCGTCGCCCCCATACCGGCGAGCACGGGGGCGACGGCGTTGGGCAGCGTCCTCGGACGTGCCCCCTCGATCCATTCCGCAACGGTGGCCATGCCGTCATTCTTTCGCTACCCGATCATCAGCAGGATCCTGGGCTGACCCCGGGTTTGACGAAAGCGGCACTCACGTACATACCGGGCGCGAGGCGGTACCAGCGGTCGGTGGTTCCCTGGCTGCCCGACACCCGCTGACCTGTCACCGCGCACTCGATCCGCACCTGCGCGTACCTCGCCGCGTAGCCCGTCTTGCCACCGGAAAGCGCGGGGCCGGAGCGGACGTTGACCGCGAAGCCGCTCGTCTCGACGGTGCCCCACGGGCCGCCGGAGGTCCACTGGTAGGTGACGTCGACCCACGCGTTCGTCGGCAGTTGCAGACCGTCCCAGAACGTCCCGTCGGCGAGGTCGATTCCGGCGGGGTTGAGCACCTTCCTGCCGAACTGGTCCTTGCCGTCGTTGAACCCGTCCTGGTAGGCGGCCTGTGCTTGCGGCTTGCCCTGCGGGAGGCTCCTCCACTGCTCCCTGTCGGAGTTCCAGTAGTCGTCCTTGGTGTTCCACGGGCCGACGTCCCATACGGGAGCCCATTCGCAGCGGGCGCCGTCCGACGTGCACACCTTGACCGTGTAGTTGCCGCTGCCCTTCCCCGCGAGGCCCTTGCGCGATGGCAGCGCGACGAAATGGTCCCGCTCGGTGATCACGTGCCCGTTGGCCGTCGTCCCGCCGACAAGGCCCTCCCTCGTCGCGAAGACCCGGTATGTCGTCGGAGCACTGAGCCTCGCCTCCGGCCTCGGCTCCTCCCACGCCGTCATGTCCACGGCGGCGAGTTCGTCCGGTGCGGACACGACGAGCCGGGTTTGCACCGTCCGCGTCGATTCGGGGAGCACGGCCGGTGCGTCGACAGGCACCGGAATCCATTCGGACCAGGTGCCGTCGGCCCGTTGCCCTCGAACGTCGACCGAACCACCGCTCGCCTCTTTCGCGGTGACCATGTTGACCTCGGCGCCGAGTTCTTCGGCAGCGAACTCGTGCACGGCGACCCGCTGAGCGCTCGTCGTGCCGAACGTGAGGTCGCGGCCGTCGGGGGCAGGCAACGTCCAGGACACCGTTTCCGACGCGCGAACCGGTTCCGAAAGCAGGGTCATTGCCAGTGCCGCGACCGCGCTCAATGCCAGTGACCTGCGTCTTCGCTGTTTCATGCGGTCAGCCAACGCGGCTTTGGCGATAAGTCAACGAGCCCGCGCGCAGTGTCGCGGGACGCCAGTCGGCCGAGCTACCCCAGCAGGGTGGTCCTCACCCCGGACCGGTCGATCTTGCCCGGACCGATGAGCGGAAGCCTCGCGACGAACCGCACCCGCTTCGGCACGTGTGCCGCTCCCAGTTCGGCTCGCACCGCGGCGAGCAGGTCGGCGACCGGCGGCGCCTCGCCATCCGGTACGACGGCCGCGGCGACGAGCTGCCCCCACTCCGCATCGGGGAGGCCGACGACGCAGACGGAGCGAACCCCGGGCTGACGGGAGAGCACCCGCTCGACCGCGCCCGCCGGGACCTTGACCCCACCGGTGTTGATCACGTCGTCGACCCTGCCGAGCACGCTGAGCCTGCCATCGGCGTCGAGCGCGCCGAGGTCACTCGTAAGGAACCAGCCCGAGGAGAACGCGGCAGCCGTGAGATCGGGCCGCAGCCGGTAGCCGTGCGTCAGCACCGGCCCCGCGATCTCGATGCGATCGCCCTCGCCGAGCCTGACCCGCACGCCGTCGAGCGGACGGCCGTCGTAAACGCAGCCACTCGCGGTCTCACTCATGCCGTAGGCGGGCACCACCCGTACGCCCGCTTGCTCCGCGCGGGACCTGAGCCGGTCGTCGAGCGCGGCACCACCGAGTACGACGGCGGAGAACCCCGCCAGCTCGCTGTTTCCGGCGTCGAGCAGTCTGCCCAACTGGGTCGGAACCAGAGCCGTGTAGTGCGGGCCCGTCTCCGCGAGCAGCGAGCGCGCGGCAACGGCGAACGCGCCGGGATCGAATCCCGCCGACATGTCCAGCACGGTCGGTGCCGTCCCCGCCTGGTGCGCGCGCACCAGCACCTGTAGCCCGCCGATGTAGTTGGCAGGAGTGGCGAGCAGCCACCTGCCCTCGCCGCCGAGCCGGTCGTGTGTGGCCATCGCCGAGGCAAGCAACGCCGACGCCGACAGCAGCACCCCTTTCGGGCCGCCCGTCGAACCCGACGTCGGCATGATCACCGCGGTACCCGGCTCGACCGGCTGCTCGGCAGCCATCGCGGCGAGCACGTCACCCGCGGCCGGGTTGCGCTGGTCGAGCGGCAACACCGCGGGTCCGCCGTCGAGCGCGGTCAGCACGGCGTCTCGCAGCTCGGCGACGCGCTCAGGTGAGCCGTCGGTCCAGACGACCCGCATCAGTAGTAGTAGGGATGGGCCGACCAGTCGGGATCGCGCTTCTCAAGGAACGCGTCCCTGCCCTCGACGGCCTCGTCCTGCAAGTAGGCCAGCCGGGTCGTCTCGCCCGCGAAGACCTGCTGACCGACGAGCCCGTCGTCGATCAGGTTGAACGCGTACTTCAGCATGCGCTGTGCCGTCGGCGACTTGCCGAGCACGCCGAAAGCCCACTCCAGTGCCTCCGCCTCAAGCGACTCGTGCGCGACGGCGGCGTTGACCGCACCCATCGCCTGTGCCTGCTCGGCGGTGTAGGACTTGCCGAGGAAGAAGATCTCCCTCGCGAACTTCTGGCCGACCTGCCTTGCCAGATACGCCGAACCGAACCCGCCGTCGAACGAACCCACGTCGGCGTCGGTCTGCTTGAACATCGCGTGCTCCGCCGAAGCCAGCGTGAGATCACACACCACGTGCAGCGAATGCCCTCCACCGGCCGCCCAGCCAGGCACGACCGCGATCACGACCTTGGGCATGAAGCGGATCAACCGCTGTACCTCCAGGATGTGCAGCCTGCCCGCCCTCGCCGGATCGACAGTGTCGGACGTCTCGCCGCTCGCGTACTGATACCCGGTCCGGCCACGAATACGCTGGTCACCACCGGAACAAAACGCCCATCCGCCGTCTTTCGGCGAGGGGCCGTTTCCGGTGAGCAGGACGCAGCCGACATCAGGGCTCATCCTGGCGTGGTCCAAGGCGCGGTACAGCTCGTCGACCGTGTGCGGGCGGAAGGCGTTGCGCACCTCGGGCCGATCGAAAGCCACCCGCACGACGCGTTTTCCCGACCGGGTTCGCGTGGAACGGTGGTAGGTGATGTCGGTGAAGTCGAATCCTTCGACCTCGGTCCACTCGGCGGGGTCGAACAGTTCCGATACCTGGGCGTCATGCACGCTTGGGAGAATATGCGGTGCGCGGGTGGCAATGAAGGCCGCCGGTGACATGGCCCGCGGTGGTGAGTCGATGAAGGCGTACGGGAACTGCCGACGGAAAGGAACGCACGTGAGCGCTCAGAGGACTTCCAGGTGAATCCCTCCACCGCGCAGGCACGGGTCATCGTCGACGAACTCGTGCGCAACACCGTCTCCCACGTCGTGCTCAGCCCAGGCTCACGTAACGCCCCGCTCTCGCTCGCGCTCTACGACGCCGCCGCGGCAGGCAAGCTGAGCCTGCACGTCCGCGTCGACGAACGGGGCGCCGCCTTCCTCGCGCTCGGTATCGCCGCGCGCACCGGAAGGCCCGTCGCCGTCGTGTGCACCTCGGGTACCGCCGCGGCCAACTTTCACCCGGCCGTGCTCGAAGCCGACCGTGCCGGAGTGCCGTTGATCGTGCTGACCGCCGACCGGCCGCCCGAACTGAGGGCAGCCGGTGCCAACCAGGTCATCGACCAGCAGAACCTCTACGGCAATGCCGTTCGCTACTTCGACGAGCTCGCGGTCGCCGAGCGCAGGGCCGGCCAGAACGCGTACTGGCGCAGCCAGATTTGCAGGGCGTGGAACGCCGCGTACGGCGAGTGGCGGTGTGGCCCCGTCCACCTGAACATTCCCTTTCGCGAACCCCTGGTGCCCGACGGGGAGGAACGCTGGTTCGAATCCCTCGACGGAAGGCCCCGTGGCGCGAGGTGGACCGAGCTGCCCGACTTCGGCGCGCTCCCTTCGTTCGTCGTGCCCTCGGCTCGCCACGGACTCGTCATCGCCTGCGACGCCGGCGTGCGGGCGGCCAGCGAATGGGCCGAACAGCACAACTGGCCCGTCGTCTCGGAAACGGGAGGACTCGGTCTTGGCGGATCGACCGCGATCGCCGGAGGAGCCTGGCTGCTGGCCGTCGAGGAATTCCTCGCGGAACACACCCCCGAACAGGTCCTGTGCATCGGAAGGCCGACCGTGTTCAGGCAGGTGCAGCGGCTGCTGTCGGATCCAGCCGTCGAGGTGTTGCTCGTGCGGCCCGACTCGGACTGGCCCGCACCGGCGCACAACGTGCGGCAGGTCGGCCAGTGGTTCGACGAACCGGCGAAGCCTGCCGACCCGGAATGGCTCGCGAGCTGGCGCAGAGCCGATGCCGCCGCGACGGAGGCCGTCAGGGCCACCTTGGCGGAGGAACCGTGGCCAAGCGGGCTGCGGGTAGCCGGCGAACTGGTGCGCGAACTACCGGATGATTCGCTGCTCGTCGTCGGTTCCTCGAACCCGGCCCGCGACGTCGCGCTCGCCGGAGGGCTGCGGCCGGACG comes from the Prauserella marina genome and includes:
- a CDS encoding 1,4-dihydroxy-2-naphthoate polyprenyltransferase, yielding MATVAEWIEGARPRTLPNAVAPVLAGMGATAQLGEFSWWQSLLALLVALSLIIGVNFANDYSDGIRGTDEQRVGPLRLVGSGVARPKTVLAAALASLGVAGVLGLVLVAATGTWWLLLLGAACIAGAWFYTGGRRPYGYAGLGEVAVFVFFGLAAVLGTVYVQAGKISLEALGCAVAVGSLSTGVLVANNLRDIPTDRETGKRTLAVKLGDAGTRRLYLFLVAVPFAVTVAIGVAHPLAFIGLLTAPLLLVPVRTIAGGGSGRALIPVLGGTGMAMLAWAVLTGGALAFG
- a CDS encoding MinD/ParA family ATP-binding protein, yielding MTGPSQPEGHDPRLFSEASTDSTPHPAVPGIQQPQPHQQQYFPQRHAADPNLPPLNPQYAQAQQPPLPQPGRGRHPLSNGAGLSSGHLVKRMKRSPQSGWRKAVYLGTGKLINPGESPADRRRRELISRVNQPLRGCYKIAMLSLKGGVGKTTTTTTLGSTFASLRGDRVVAVDANPDRGTLSQKIPIETTATVRHLLRDAERITRYSDVRAYTSQGSSRLEILASEQDPAVSEAFSEHDYLRAVNLLEHFYNIVLTDCGTGLMHSAMKGVLDVADALVIVSSGSVDGARSASATLDWLDAHGYGDLVARSVTVINSVRPRAGSVDLDKLAAHFAARTRGVVRTPFDPHLEEGAEIELERLQDETRLSLLELAATVADGFTAERMMR
- the ccsB gene encoding c-type cytochrome biogenesis protein CcsB, with protein sequence MPVNETLSQYSDWSYTTAVAVYVLAMIFFLVEQSFGRQGRQAAAKTRQSSKELVGAGGPATAATVTGGDAPLTGPARPVRRTKAERMGRTGVALTLLAVALHLASILLRGFATSRVPWGNMYEYIMVICFVTVVTWLVVMRKSPVRHLSAFVLLPIVILMFVGGTMLYAVAAPVQPALQSYWLVIHVAAAAASSGVFLVPGVASILWLIKARNEKNPAKFAKFGPRLPGLDVLDRIAYRTTVFAFPVFTFGVLCGAVWAEAAWGRFWGWDPKETVAFIAWVIYAAYLHSRATAGWRGTRAAVINVVGFVATVFNLFFVNLVTTGLHSYAGVG
- a CDS encoding DUF4229 domain-containing protein, producing MSERPTGHLGRDLTLYVVARFALVAVIAAILVALGVPLLVALAVGLVGGLPLGLLFLRGLNAKVTAGLAARNEKRARERASLRAQLRGDEAEGADEADEADHEVSKE
- a CDS encoding cytochrome c biogenesis CcdA family protein, whose amino-acid sequence is MSGPLLLAAAVALLAGTISFASPCVVPLVPGYLAYLAALVGSDAPAVSAGEERKKGRFAVVGAAGLFVLGFTVIFTAGVGSLVWLADALLINQEVLQRIGGVVTIAMALVFLGLIPGMQKDLRSHHVPRAGLWGAPLLGAVFGLGWTPCIGPTLSGVLAIATASGGTGARGFVLVLVYCVGLGLPFLLIAAGAGWAVKATDWLRRNGRRVQIFGGALLLVVGILLVTGLWAELVGWMRDAFITDARLPL
- a CDS encoding Lrp/AsnC family transcriptional regulator, which encodes MDHVDRKIIAELRTNGRASYAELGRTVGLSASSVHERVGKLEAAGVITGYHAVVDARAVGLGVTALVGIQPTDTASDDDVAVALGELDEVESCYAVAGDEAFVVKVRVGTVDDLELALGRLRRIDGVARTHTTVVLSTRFEGRPNNTSLGRPAGDARGGVAS
- a CDS encoding PLP-dependent cysteine synthase family protein — protein: MTVADPVWVREAVRIIEADANRSADTHLLVFPLPPEWGIDLYLKDESVHPTGSLKHRLARSLLLYGLVNGQIGSETVLIEASSGSTAVSEAYFARMLGLRFITVMPRKTSQEKIDLIEFYGGECHFVDVPGDMYSEAERLANECGGHYLDQFTFAERATDWRGNNNIAESVFTQLRAERHPVPSWIVVGAGTGGTSATFGRYVRYKRHPTRIAVADPENSAFYGAWRDGDRNHTTGLPSRIEGIGRPRVEPSFVPEIIDEMIKVPDAGSYAAIRFLRERTGHWAGGSTGTNLCGAFTLISRMLRAGERGSVVTLLCDGGERYANTYYSDEWIGANGFDLAPHTEAFERFIGTGEFSAER
- the resB gene encoding cytochrome c biogenesis protein ResB; translated protein: MSTTTPTREGGGYRQTPARKVLAFLRNTWRGLTSMRTALVLLFLLALAALPGALLPQRSLNEPKTLEYIEARGWWGQLLDRLQFFDVYGSVWFSAIYLLLMVSLVGCLMPRTRDYIRSMRTKPVLTPRNLARLPHHASAEVDSDSDDVLASARRRLRGWRVVEREEKDGARSLSAERGYLRETGNLVFHFGMLGLIVAFALGKMYFYEGQVIVLDDEQFCNSGIYAYDSFNPGLRVDGTELSPFCVQVNDFTATYTDGGQPLAYEADIEYQAADDLAGDVWHPYHLEVNEPLRTQGDRLYLLGHGYAPTFTVTYPDGEQRSGTMQWKPVDEITMLSEGATKFEPPNTEDPEAQRENQLAITGLFAPTAAMQGNILTSSFPSLNDPMVAVDIMRGDLGMDSGRGQSIFEIDQSMVDSGRLEKVARENIALGEQITIDDGTKIRFDGVRQWVSLQVSHDPTQGWVLGFAIAMFAGLGASLFIKRRRLWVRVTPATGGEDERRTVVEVGGLARTDQAGYGEEFTRIAEDLLRRDRKAH
- a CDS encoding BldC family transcriptional regulator, encoding MTATTGGRLLTPGEVAALFRVDPKTVTRWATAGRIGSIRTPGGHRRFRESEVNDLLAELTTSAGEPRTI